The genomic stretch GTACTTGTGCAATTGCGGTGCGTCCcgtgataaaaaaaagttattgtTTTGTGCAAATGCGGTGTGTCCATTGTGCAAATGCGGTGCGTCTAGTTACAGCTAAAAAAGGTATAGTGTCCATAGTGTacttaatttttcaaaatcttTCATATATGTCTAATGTCGCAATGGAATTTATCTATGCAGTAAAATTACAACTATATAAGGTTTCTCGAATTTAAGGAATGCATTGCGTTGACATGCATATATAGAATATGTGAGGTAGTATAATGCATAAGGTCCATATTGTGCAAATTGGAACAATAACCAtagaaattttttaatttaaaaaaacaacgATGATTGAATATAGAAAACCACTGCACGACATGGCGGAAACAGATAGGGTGGGGGGGTGTGCAAGACTAAAGCTCATATGCAGGCGATGATCAAAACTTTCAATGAGCTAGACGTTTAAAAATAGAGGGAAGCCTCTTCAGAAACTCATCAAAGTCATTATCCCGAGTGCGTGAACTCGGAGTAATTACTAGGGCAACTGTTAGTGGAGATCATCTCTAAGATGTTGATGGATCTGAGTTGAGCTTCCTTAGACACCCCAATGGTGCTGATCTCCAAGAACTTTACCATCCGCTTCGCCACGTTTAGGTCCTGCACTATTGCCCATCATTACATGCAccaaaaaacaaaatgaaattaaCCATGTATATTAGAACACACTAACAAGGTCATTTATTGTCATGAAAaccataatatttttaaatccTCTACCGATCCTCGACCCCGCGTGTCCAGTGCATTTGGAGATGGTGAAGAGCATGACGTTGTTATCAGCAGGCTCTGTGATGGCCATATACTGAGGCCAGTAGTATGCAAGGTCATGAACGAGCATGCCATTGGCCTTATTCACAACATGGCCCCTTAGTTCTCCATCAGGATTGTTGGGGGAAGTGACCATCTCGATGTATGGTTGATCATTACGGTCGTAGGCATGAGCATCACCTGCCCACTTGAACATCCCTTATCTGACGTAGTCTACTATCTGCGGATAGCACTGCAATCAACAAAGACGTAATTAGATCCAAATTAATAGCAATGTTAAACAATCGATGGCAATGAatgaggatttgaagactggcGGAGTAGAAGGGAATAGCAATAttgtgattttgaaatctttttCGCCAATTGATTTCCAGTAGGCCTCGTACATGGTGGGATCACCCCTGGAATATAATTAttccacttttttttaatttctcaaGAGAT from Salvia splendens isolate huo1 chromosome 15, SspV2, whole genome shotgun sequence encodes the following:
- the LOC121766660 gene encoding tryptophan aminotransferase-related protein 2-like; the protein is MFKWAGDAHAYDRNDQPYIEMVTSPNNPDGELRGHVVNKANGMLVHDLAYYWPQYMAITEPADNNVMLFTISKCTGHAGSRIVQDLNVAKRMVKFLEISTIGVSKEAQLRSINILEMISTNSCPSNYSEFTHSG